A region of Nerophis lumbriciformis linkage group LG26, RoL_Nlum_v2.1, whole genome shotgun sequence DNA encodes the following proteins:
- the sf3b6 gene encoding splicing factor 3B subunit 6, protein MAMQAAKRANIRLPPEVNRILYIRNLPYKITAEEMYDIFGKYGPIRQIRTGNTPESRGTAYVVYEDIFDAKNACDHLSGFNVCNRYLVVLYYNANRAFQKMDTKKKEEQLRLLKEKYGINTDPPK, encoded by the exons ATGGCTATGCAAGCAGCGAAACGCGCTAAT ATCCGACTGCCGCCAGAGGTGAACAGGATTCTTTACATCAGGAACCTTCCCTATAAGATCACAGCGGAGGAAATGTACGACATCTTTGGGAAATATGGACCAATACGTCAGATCAGAAC AGGAAACACGCCTGAATCAAGAGGAACAGCCTATGTGGTTTATGAAGACATTTTTGATGCCAAAAATGCCTGCGATCATCTTTCAGGCTTCAATGTCTGCAACCGTTACCTGGTGGTCCTCTACTACAACGCAAACAGG GCGTTCCAGAAAATGGACACAAAGAAGAAAGAAGAACAGCTGAGGCTGCTAAAAGAAAAATACGGGATCAACACAGACCCTCCAAAGTAA